From the genome of Pygocentrus nattereri isolate fPygNat1 chromosome 25, fPygNat1.pri, whole genome shotgun sequence, one region includes:
- the LOC108432398 gene encoding low choriolytic enzyme-like yields the protein MYKALGLVALLLVCSVRAEEPLLSVGELLERANRNVVRGPDEPRVIGDIAVDDSGRNADPCTSQGCKWPKSSDGWVYVPYVIANHFSSRELQVIQRGLDSFSAVTCIRFTPRSNQRDYIYIQSLNGCYSYVGRLGYGQTVSLDRNGCIYHNTVQHELLHALGFNHEQTRSDRDNHIRVVWENIIENMKYNFDKINTLNQGTPYDYNSVMQYHRTAFSKNGQPTMIPFPNSNVVIGQATQMSNNDIIRLQRLYQC from the exons ATGTATAAGGCTCTGGGTTTGGTGGCCCTTTTGCTGGTCTGCTCTGTCCGAGCTGAGGAG CCCC TGCTGTCTGTGGGGGAGCTGCTGGAGAGAGCTAATAGAAATGTTG TTCGTGGTCCTGATGAGCCAAGAGTTATAGGAGACATTGCTGTGGACGACTCCGGAAGGAACGCTGATCCTTGCACCTCTCAAGGCTGCAAGTGGCCTAAGTCCAGTGACGGATGGGTCTATGTGCCATACGTCATTGCCAACCATTTCT CCTCCCGTGAGCTACAGGTCATTCAACGTGGTCTAGACTCCTTCTCAGCCGTCACCTGCATCCGTTTCACACCACGCAGCAATCAGAgggattacatttacattcagtctCTCAATGG ATGCTACTCTTACGTTGGACGCCTTGGTTATGGCCAGACTGTGTCTCTGGACCGCAATGGCTGCATCTACCACAACACCGTCCAGCACGAGCTGCTCCATGCTCTGGGATTCAACCACGAACAGACCCGCAGTGACCGTGACAACCACATCCGTGTTGTCTGGGAGAACATTATTGAGA ACATGAAATACAACTTCGACAAGATCAACACTCTGAACCAGGGAACTCCTTACGACTACAACTCTGTGATGCAGTACCACAG AACTGCTTTCTCTAAGAATGGTCAGCCCACCATGATCCCCTTCCCCAACAGCAATGTGGTCATTGGTCAGGCAACTCAGATGAGCAACAATGACATTATCAGACTGCAGAGACTCTACCAGTGCT GA